AAAATCAGCCCTCTTTTTCCTGATCATAGTTAAATACTAGTTAGTAATCACAGCAGCCTGAATTTCATTATCAGGCTGTTTTTCATCATAAAAATTTGTTGATCTCATCGAATTATCTTTTTGGAGCCGCTGTCATAAATTCATCGTTTCTAACCGTATGATATCAGTTGATAAGTATTAGGAGGAGATGTGAATGGCAACAATACAGTATGGTAATCTATATCTAAAGGAGTTCATCTTATGAAGATCATCATAAGTCAAACTGAAGCGATGGAGAAAAAAGTATGGGATGAAATTATAGTCATGTTTGGACTGGGAGAAGATGATGAAGTCTGGGACAATGAACAATTTATATTGACAGAAGACCAGGCAAGAGAGCTCGGGCTGATTAAATAGAAGGTTTCAGCCGCACACTGCTGCGGTTTTTTCTTCTTGTCAGGAAGGACATCAAAGGATATTTCTAGAAGTAGGACAACAAATGAGGTACATAAAAGGAAGGTGTATTATGAAGAGTTGTACATATATTAGTGTGTTGATGTGTCTGTTAATACTCGGGATCGCCGGGTGTGGTGCAAATTCGGAGACAGCCAAGGACGAGGTACAGATACCACCGAAGACAGAAACCAGTGATGGTCCTAAAGTTTCAAATGGAGTGAAGGAGGGGAAATCACAGACGAAAGATCCTGTTGCCAACAAGCCTGTTGACGATTCAAATGATTCTGCGCTTACACAGCTGAAAGAACTCAGTTTGGAAGAAAAAGTAGGTCAGTTGGTTATTGTCGGTATGGAAGGTACAACGGTGGACAGTTCCTCCCGTAAACTGCTGAATACATATCATGTTGGTGGATTTATTTTTTTCAAGGACAATATGGAAAGCATAAGTCAGTCGGTACAGCTCTTTAACAGTTTAAAGAAAGCGAATGCCGGTAATCCAATTCCGCTCTGGATGAGTATTGATGAAGAAGGGGGAAGGGTCTCTCGAATGCCCGATCCGTTTGTAAAGCTGCCTTCGAGTGGTAAAGTCGGAGAGAACGATGATCCCGCGTTAGCTCAAGAGATCGCCGGTCAAATCGGGAAAAGGCTGTTCGGATTCGGTTTGAACATGGCCTATGCTCCTGTGCTTGATGTGAACAGCAATCCGGATAATCCGGTCATTGGAGACCGTTCCTTTGGTAACAGCGCCAAAATGGTTAGTAGACTTGGGATCGCTGCCATGAAAGGGATTCAAGAAACAGGTGTTGTGCCGGCGGTGAAGCATTTTCCCGGCCATGGGGACACGTCCGTCGATTCTCATTTTGGACTGCCTGTGGTTGAGCATGATAAGGAACGTCTGAATAAACTGGAATTGGCTCCGTTCAAGGATGCAATCGATAACGGGGCTGACGTTGTGATGGTCTCCCACCTCCTTATGTCGAAGATTGATCCTGAAACCCCTGCTTCATTCTCAAAGCCTGTTATTACAGGATTACTGCGTGAGCAGCTTGGATTTAAGGGAGTTGTCATTACTGATGATATGACGATGGGGGCTGTCGGAGCGGGCGAGATTGAGATTGGTGAGGCAGCCATTCGTTCGGTATTGGCGGGAACTAACATTGTTCTGGTGGGGCATGAGTACGATAAAGAAGAAGCAGTAATCAAGTCTTTAATTCAAGCTGTAAAAAGCAAGCGAATCACTGAAAAAATATTGGATGAACGAGTACTGACCATTTTACGTCTAAAACAGAAGTACAACATCAATGATCAGCCGGTAACAGGTCCTGATGTGAAGCAGTTGAATGCGGAAGCTAAGCAGTTGATCAGCAAGCTTAAATGATTTATGACAGGAATGAATGACATAATATATTTTAGGTTCATATTTATCAACAAAAAAACCGATCTCGAATGAGATCGGTTGTCCTTACATTATTTAAAAGTTGAAAACATAGTATTAATATGATAGAATGACGGATAAACAATTATTGTCTTGAAGTCATAATAATCTACAATAAGATTAGCATAAAATATCAGAAATGTCAACAGGGGGGCATAGAATGGAAAACCGTCACGGTGCGGATTTCGCAATGGAACGTGAGGCTGTGGAACCGGAAAAAACAGCGAGCTCTCCAACAGAGGATTTTTCGGTACACGATGATCTTACGCTTCCTCCAGGCATCAAGATCAGCGATCCGGTTCGTATGTATTTGAAAGAGATTGGACGTGTTCCGCTTCTTTCAGCTGATGAGGAAATAGAACTTGCAAAAAGAATCAATAATGGTGATGAAGAAGCCAAGCGCCGATTGGCCGAAGCCAACCTTCGTCTGGTCGTCAGCATAGCAAGACGTTATGCGGGACGAGGCATGCAATTCCTTGATCTCATTCAAGAAGGTAATATGGGTCTGATCAAAGCCGTTGAGAAGTTTGATTATTCTAAAGGATTTAAATTCAGCACATATGCCACATGGTGGATCCGGCAGGCTATTACCCGTTCAATCGCCGATCAGGCACGAACGATTCGTATTCCTGTACACATGGTTGAGACGATCAATAAGCTTGTAAGAATTTCGCGCCAGCTTCTTCAAGATCTTGGACGTGAGCCGACTCCTGAGGAGATCGGTAAAGAGATGGATATCAGCCCCGAAAAAGTACGGGAAATTCTTAAAGTTTCTCAGGAACCGGTTTCTCTTGAA
Above is a window of Paenibacillus uliginis N3/975 DNA encoding:
- the nagZ gene encoding beta-N-acetylhexosaminidase, with the protein product MKSCTYISVLMCLLILGIAGCGANSETAKDEVQIPPKTETSDGPKVSNGVKEGKSQTKDPVANKPVDDSNDSALTQLKELSLEEKVGQLVIVGMEGTTVDSSSRKLLNTYHVGGFIFFKDNMESISQSVQLFNSLKKANAGNPIPLWMSIDEEGGRVSRMPDPFVKLPSSGKVGENDDPALAQEIAGQIGKRLFGFGLNMAYAPVLDVNSNPDNPVIGDRSFGNSAKMVSRLGIAAMKGIQETGVVPAVKHFPGHGDTSVDSHFGLPVVEHDKERLNKLELAPFKDAIDNGADVVMVSHLLMSKIDPETPASFSKPVITGLLREQLGFKGVVITDDMTMGAVGAGEIEIGEAAIRSVLAGTNIVLVGHEYDKEEAVIKSLIQAVKSKRITEKILDERVLTILRLKQKYNINDQPVTGPDVKQLNAEAKQLISKLK
- the rpoD gene encoding RNA polymerase sigma factor RpoD, encoding MENRHGADFAMEREAVEPEKTASSPTEDFSVHDDLTLPPGIKISDPVRMYLKEIGRVPLLSADEEIELAKRINNGDEEAKRRLAEANLRLVVSIARRYAGRGMQFLDLIQEGNMGLIKAVEKFDYSKGFKFSTYATWWIRQAITRSIADQARTIRIPVHMVETINKLVRISRQLLQDLGREPTPEEIGKEMDISPEKVREILKVSQEPVSLETPVGEESDSNLGDFIEDQDALAPADAAAFELLKEQLEEVLDTLTEREENVLRLRFGLEDGRTRTLEEVGQVFGVTRERIRQIEAKALRKLRHPSRSKRLKDFLE